The Gemmatimonadales bacterium genome has a segment encoding these proteins:
- a CDS encoding co-chaperone GroES produces MAGASKSKHKLTPLEDRVVILPTEEAESMRGGLYIPDTAKEKPTQGEIIAVGPGRFEKGARVPLDLKVGDKVIYGKYSGTPFTIEGDEVMIIKASDVLAKLG; encoded by the coding sequence ATGGCTGGCGCCAGCAAGAGCAAGCACAAGCTCACCCCCTTGGAAGACCGCGTGGTCATCCTTCCCACCGAAGAGGCCGAATCGATGCGCGGTGGCCTCTACATCCCCGACACTGCCAAGGAAAAGCCGACCCAGGGCGAAATCATCGCCGTCGGTCCGGGCCGCTTCGAGAAGGGCGCGCGGGTTCCGCTCGATCTCAAGGTCGGCGACAAGGTGATCTACGGAAAATACAGCGGCACGCCGTTCACGATTGAAGGCGACGAGGTCATGATCATCAAGGCCTCCGACGTTCTCGCCAAGCTCGGTTGA